In Phacochoerus africanus isolate WHEZ1 chromosome 1, ROS_Pafr_v1, whole genome shotgun sequence, the following are encoded in one genomic region:
- the NUDT16 gene encoding U8 snoRNA-decapping enzyme, giving the protein MAGMRRLELAEALQLGPGWRHACHALLYAPDPGLLFGRIPLRYAVLMQMRFDGRLGFPGGFVDLRDHSLEDGLNRELDEELGEAAAAFRVERADYRSSHAGSRPRVVVHFYTKCLTLEQLTAVERGAPRARDHGLEVLGLVRVPLYTLRDGVGGLPAFLENTFIGNAREQLLEALQNLGLLEAGSFARLKISAPPP; this is encoded by the exons ATGGCCGGAATGCGTAGGCTGGAGCTGGCGGAGGCTCTACAACTGGGGCCAGGCTGGCGGCATGCGTGCCACGCGCTGCTCTACGCGCCGGACCCAGGGCTGCTCTTCGGCCGTATCCCGCTGCGCTACGCCGTGCTG ATGCAGATGCGCTTTGACGGTCGCTTGGGCTTCCCTGGAGGCTTCGTGGACTTGCGGGACCACAGCCTGGAGGATGGGTTGAACCGCGAGCTGGACGAGGAACTGGGCGAGGCCGCAGCCGCCTTCCGTGTTGAGCGTGCCGATTACCGCAGCTCCCACGCCGGGTCCCGGCCACGCGTCGTGGTGCACTTCTACACCAAGTGTCTGACCCTGGAGCAGCTGACTGCGGTGGAGAGGGGTGCGCCGCGCGCCCGAGACCACGGGCTGGAG GTGCTGGGCCTGGTGCGGGTGCCCCTGTATACCCTGCGGGATGGCGTGGgaggcctgcctgccttcctggagAATACCTTTATTGGAAATGCACGGGAGCAGCTGCTGGAAGCCCTCCAGAACCTGGGACTGCTGGAAGCTGGTTCTTTCGCACGCCTTAAGATCTCAGCTCCTCCTCCCTAG